One segment of Haloplanus natans DSM 17983 DNA contains the following:
- a CDS encoding ASCH domain-containing protein, with translation MADIDPGTLLPNDRMRQQALDGEVTQIHRGQQYADEGDTFELDGATFEVVEVADRTLGDMTDADAQAEGARDLDHYKQILERAHDHFEWDDTSEIVLHRFERQN, from the coding sequence ATGGCAGACATCGACCCCGGCACGCTCCTGCCGAACGACCGGATGCGCCAGCAGGCACTCGACGGCGAAGTGACGCAGATCCATCGCGGCCAGCAGTACGCCGACGAGGGCGACACCTTCGAACTCGACGGCGCCACCTTCGAAGTCGTCGAGGTGGCCGACCGCACCCTCGGGGACATGACCGACGCCGACGCCCAGGCCGAGGGCGCCCGCGACTTGGACCATTACAAGCAGATTCTGGAGCGCGCCCACGACCATTTCGAGTGGGACGACACCTCCGAAATCGTGCTGCACCGGTTCGAACGGCAGAACTGA
- a CDS encoding DUF7511 domain-containing protein, which translates to MDRTDATLQQAPEFELECLYDDPSSPSELTVFSPETPAMATEWLTVDRSAAVSLDRMR; encoded by the coding sequence ATGGATCGCACGGACGCGACGCTCCAGCAGGCCCCGGAGTTCGAACTGGAATGTCTCTACGACGATCCATCGAGCCCGTCGGAGCTGACGGTGTTCTCACCGGAGACGCCGGCGATGGCGACGGAATGGCTCACCGTCGACCGGTCGGCGGCGGTCAGCCTCGATCGGATGCGATAG